From the Diospyros lotus cultivar Yz01 chromosome 13, ASM1463336v1, whole genome shotgun sequence genome, one window contains:
- the LOC127789165 gene encoding syntaxin-61, whose product MSSAQDPFYIVKEEIQESIDKLLSSFHQWERIPAYSQDQQNLTRELLVGCESVEWQVDELDKAISVASRDPAFYGIDEVELDKRRRWTSTARAQVSNVKKRVVAGSELDGTSTSNVNGMRRELMRLPNSHQIDISKQYASQDNDDFISSESDRQLLLIRQQDEELDELSASVERIGGVGLTIHEELLAQEKIIDELGMDMESTSNRLDFVQKKVAMVMKKAGVKGQIMMILFLVVLFVILFVLVFLT is encoded by the exons ATGTCTTCAGCTCAGGATCCATTTTACATTGTCAAGGAAGAGATTCAAGAATCT ATTGATAAGTTGCTGTCCTCTTTTCACCAATGGGAACGCATCCCTGCATATAGCCAAGATCAACAGAATTTGACAAGGGAGCTGCTTGTTGGCTGTGAGAGCGTTGAGTGGCAG GTGGATGAATTGGACAAAGCAATTTCTGTAGCATCTAGAGATCCTGCTTTTTATGGGATTGATGAAGTTGAACTTGACAAAAGAAGGAGATGGACGAGCACTGCACGTGCTCAG GTAAGCAACGTGAAGAAACGGGTGGTAGCAGGAAGTGAGTTGGACGGTACAAGCACTTCTAATGTAAATGGGATGCGCCGTGAACTAATGAGGCTACCAAATTCTCATCAGATTGACATATCCAAACAGTATGCATCTCAGGACAACGATGATTTCATTTCATCAGAGTCAGACAGACAATTGCTTCTCAtaag GCAACAGGATGAGGAGCTGGATGAGCTTAGTGCTAGTGTGGAGAGAATCGGAGGCGTTGGGCTTACCATACATGAAGAACTCCTTGCACAG GAGAAGATTATCGATGAATTGGGTATGGACATGGAAAGTACATCAAATCGCCTTGATTTTGTTCAG AAAAAAGTGGCTATGGTCATGAAGAAGGCTGGGGTTAAGGGGCAGATCATGATGATACTGTTCTTGGTGGTTCTGTTTGTTATTCTATTTGTTCTGGTTTTCCTCACTTAG